In one window of Hymenobacter nivis DNA:
- a CDS encoding phasin family protein, whose product MEDLFKKFINAGVGYLAQGLAQGNKKVQSTIDALVKDSKLSEQEGKKIVDDLLKSGETKRTELEQQLKGLADRMKDSVGLKGKTKDNAPAASAKKAPAKKAPAKKAGAPKAAGSVASKVAGATQKAAGQVSAPAKARAPKAPAKPRAAARKPAAGSSEA is encoded by the coding sequence ATGGAAGACCTGTTCAAAAAGTTCATCAACGCCGGGGTGGGCTACCTAGCCCAGGGGTTGGCCCAGGGTAACAAGAAAGTGCAAAGCACCATCGACGCCTTGGTGAAAGACAGTAAACTCAGCGAGCAGGAAGGCAAGAAAATTGTGGACGACCTGCTGAAAAGCGGCGAAACCAAGCGCACCGAACTGGAGCAGCAGCTCAAGGGCCTCGCCGACCGCATGAAGGACTCAGTAGGCCTCAAGGGCAAAACCAAAGACAACGCCCCCGCGGCCTCCGCCAAAAAAGCGCCAGCCAAAAAAGCGCCCGCCAAGAAAGCCGGGGCCCCCAAAGCCGCCGGGAGCGTAGCCAGCAAAGTGGCCGGCGCCACCCAAAAAGCCGCTGGCCAGGTAAGCGCCCCCGCTAAAGCCAGAGCCCCCAAAGCCCCCGCCAAGCCCCGCGCCGCGGCTCGGAAGCCCGCCGCTGGTTCGTCCGAGGCGTAG
- a CDS encoding aspartyl protease family protein, translated as MKTLICLFALRRAGARLLVLALLLAGVQPGYGQDAGLFRLARAGQRRMSLLLQVQRNLPIVQVWLNGTGPYNFLLDTGVASSLLLSPAIADSLHLPHGQDFRVVGTGGKPTGLLAYQSPRVHVGLGRHGQEAVAPAMALLVLNGDSLNLSGYMGLRVHGILGSELFQSFVAAFEGQVGGQERLVLTPPAVYQPPHSRRWTGLPLAIEGRKAYFTVAVRQDGDSAARPLKLLLDTGASHALSLETTSDPRLHLPAPGLPADLGHGLNGLVRGVLGRVATVDMGRYRLPTVLTSFPNAADVHARTDVFRNGSVGYELLRRFRIVIDYPHRQLWLRRSLAFAEPFEHDMAGFDVLAVGPALRRYQVLGVVPGTPAAAAGLQDGDELLAVGILPVELLSLTQLTHLLRSTSGTVLHLIVRHPGGELLAASLRLQRRI; from the coding sequence ATGAAAACGCTAATCTGCTTATTTGCGCTGCGCCGGGCTGGGGCCCGCCTGCTGGTTTTGGCCCTGCTGCTGGCAGGGGTCCAACCGGGCTACGGCCAGGATGCCGGCCTGTTTCGGCTGGCGCGGGCCGGGCAGCGGCGCATGTCCCTGCTGCTACAGGTACAGCGCAACCTGCCTATTGTACAAGTGTGGCTAAACGGTACGGGGCCCTACAACTTCCTGCTCGATACTGGCGTGGCCTCGTCGCTGCTGCTGTCGCCGGCTATTGCCGATTCGCTGCACCTGCCCCACGGCCAGGATTTCCGGGTGGTGGGGACCGGGGGCAAGCCCACCGGCCTGCTGGCCTACCAGTCGCCCCGGGTGCACGTGGGCCTGGGCCGCCACGGCCAAGAAGCCGTGGCCCCGGCCATGGCACTGCTGGTGCTCAACGGCGACTCGCTGAACCTGTCGGGCTACATGGGGCTGCGGGTGCACGGCATCCTGGGGTCGGAGCTGTTCCAAAGCTTCGTGGCGGCGTTTGAGGGGCAAGTGGGGGGGCAGGAGCGGCTGGTGCTTACGCCGCCGGCAGTGTACCAGCCGCCCCACAGCCGCCGCTGGACTGGCTTGCCGCTGGCTATTGAGGGGCGCAAGGCGTACTTCACGGTGGCTGTGCGCCAGGACGGCGACTCGGCCGCCCGGCCCCTGAAGCTGCTGCTCGACACCGGGGCCAGCCACGCGCTGTCGCTCGAAACTACCTCCGACCCGCGCCTGCACCTGCCCGCGCCCGGCCTGCCCGCCGACCTGGGCCACGGCCTGAACGGGCTGGTGCGCGGGGTGCTGGGCCGCGTGGCCACCGTGGACATGGGCCGCTACCGCCTGCCCACGGTGCTCACCTCGTTCCCCAACGCGGCCGATGTGCACGCGCGCACCGACGTGTTCCGCAACGGCAGCGTGGGCTACGAGCTGCTGCGGCGCTTCCGCATCGTCATCGACTACCCGCACCGGCAGCTGTGGCTGCGCCGGAGCTTGGCCTTCGCCGAGCCTTTCGAGCACGACATGGCGGGCTTCGACGTGCTGGCCGTTGGGCCTGCCCTGCGGCGCTACCAGGTGCTGGGCGTGGTGCCGGGTACGCCCGCCGCCGCCGCTGGCTTGCAAGACGGCGACGAGCTGCTGGCGGTGGGCATTTTGCCGGTCGAGCTGCTCTCGCTCACCCAGCTCACCCACCTGCTGCGCAGCACCAGCGGCACGGTGCTGCACCTGATTGTGCGCCACCCCGGCGGCGAGCTGCTCGCGGCCAGCCTGCGCCTCCAGCGCCGCATTTAG
- a CDS encoding transposase, with protein sequence MKAYSIDLRERVAAACAAPQARIYQVAAQFSVSISFVDKLLRRQRTSGSLAALPASGGPMPRLDPAGQDLLRACLVAQPDATLAEISLALAAAAGPALSRTSTWRAVERLGWGRKKKASTPPSVTPNAS encoded by the coding sequence ATGAAAGCGTATTCGATTGATTTGCGGGAACGGGTAGCGGCGGCATGTGCCGCGCCGCAGGCCCGGATTTACCAAGTGGCGGCGCAATTCAGCGTTTCCATCTCCTTCGTGGACAAGCTTTTGCGTCGTCAACGTACGAGCGGTTCGCTGGCGGCCCTGCCCGCGAGCGGCGGCCCGATGCCGCGCCTGGACCCGGCGGGCCAGGACCTGTTGAGGGCCTGTCTGGTGGCGCAGCCCGACGCGACACTGGCCGAAATAAGCCTCGCCTTGGCCGCCGCCGCCGGCCCGGCCCTGAGCCGCACGAGTACGTGGCGGGCGGTCGAGCGCCTGGGGTGGGGGCGCAAAAAAAAAGCATCTACGCCGCCGAGCGTGACACCGAACGCGTCGTAG
- a CDS encoding IS630 family transposase, giving the protein MRRLFLEAIQPEDVTRFVFVDETSTNLTYCRRYGRAPAGQRLDQAVPLHSGPNVTLLAALTPDGLGALLSVNGAVNGAVNGDVFAAYLDQVLGPTLRPGDVVVLDNLSVHKVDRLDDIVRKYGARLRYLPPYSPDFNPIELAFSKLKTWLRTAKTRTRDLLEEAIRAAAEWVTEQDAKNWFDHCGYHVQ; this is encoded by the coding sequence TTGCGCCGCTTGTTTTTGGAAGCCATTCAGCCAGAAGATGTTACCCGTTTCGTATTCGTGGACGAGACGAGCACTAACCTCACCTACTGCCGCCGCTATGGCCGGGCCCCGGCCGGCCAGCGCCTGGACCAGGCCGTGCCGTTGCACAGCGGCCCGAACGTGACGCTCCTCGCCGCCCTGACCCCGGACGGGCTCGGGGCGTTGCTCAGCGTCAACGGGGCTGTCAACGGGGCTGTCAACGGCGACGTGTTTGCCGCCTACCTCGACCAGGTGCTCGGCCCCACCCTGCGGCCGGGCGACGTGGTGGTACTCGACAACCTCTCCGTGCATAAGGTGGACAGGCTGGACGATATCGTGCGCAAATACGGGGCACGGCTGCGCTACCTGCCGCCTTATTCGCCTGATTTCAACCCCATTGAACTGGCTTTTAGCAAGCTCAAGACGTGGCTGCGCACCGCCAAGACCCGTACCCGCGACCTGCTGGAGGAAGCCATCCGGGCCGCCGCCGAGTGGGTAACCGAACAGGATGCCAAAAATTGGTTTGACCATTGTGGATATCATGTACAGTGA
- a CDS encoding o-succinylbenzoate synthase, giving the protein MLQLSASRRDLRFNFPARTSRGALAVHTAWYLHLRDAARPDGPVGVGEAAPLAGLSPDHGLGFAAEVAALCARFNAAGYAEFVATDAPVLVGPGRPALAFALETAALDWAGGGRRQLYGNAFATGQAGLPINGLVWMGDAAFMRQQIEEKLAAGYRCLKLKIGGLDFATELAILAEIRAVAGPAQLVLRVDANGAFAPAEALGKLGQLARFDLHSIEQPVAAGQWGALAEVCRHSPVPVALDEELIGLETSARQEALLDAVRPAYLVLKPTLLGGHAATRRWVAHAEARGLGWWMTSALESNIGLNAVAQLTGEFAVGDFAQGLGTGQLYHNNVGAPLHIAAGHLHYDPAGPWETP; this is encoded by the coding sequence ATGCTCCAGCTTTCGGCTTCCCGGCGCGACTTGCGCTTCAATTTTCCGGCCCGCACCTCGCGCGGGGCCCTGGCCGTGCACACGGCCTGGTACCTGCACCTGCGCGACGCTGCCCGCCCCGACGGCCCGGTAGGCGTGGGCGAGGCCGCGCCCCTGGCTGGCCTTAGCCCCGACCACGGCCTGGGCTTCGCCGCTGAAGTAGCGGCGCTATGCGCCCGGTTCAACGCGGCAGGCTACGCCGAATTTGTGGCCACCGATGCCCCGGTGCTGGTGGGCCCCGGGCGGCCGGCCCTGGCATTTGCCCTCGAAACTGCGGCCCTGGACTGGGCCGGCGGCGGCCGGCGGCAGCTGTACGGCAACGCTTTTGCCACGGGCCAGGCAGGCTTGCCCATCAACGGGCTGGTGTGGATGGGCGACGCGGCCTTCATGCGCCAACAGATTGAGGAAAAGCTGGCCGCCGGCTACCGCTGCCTCAAGCTGAAAATCGGGGGCCTGGACTTTGCCACCGAGCTGGCAATCCTGGCCGAAATCCGGGCCGTGGCTGGGCCCGCCCAACTCGTGCTGCGCGTGGACGCCAACGGCGCCTTTGCGCCCGCCGAGGCCTTGGGCAAGCTGGGGCAGCTCGCCCGGTTCGATTTGCACTCCATCGAGCAGCCCGTGGCCGCTGGGCAGTGGGGGGCCCTGGCCGAGGTTTGCCGCCACTCGCCGGTGCCCGTGGCCCTTGATGAAGAGCTGATTGGCCTGGAAACCTCCGCCCGGCAGGAGGCCCTGCTCGACGCCGTGCGCCCCGCCTACCTCGTGCTGAAGCCCACGCTACTGGGTGGGCACGCCGCCACCCGCCGCTGGGTAGCCCACGCCGAAGCCCGCGGCCTGGGCTGGTGGATGACCTCGGCTCTGGAATCAAACATCGGCCTGAACGCCGTGGCCCAGCTCACGGGCGAGTTTGCGGTGGGCGACTTTGCCCAGGGCCTGGGTACCGGCCAGCTCTACCACAACAACGTAGGGGCCCCGCTGCACATCGCCGCCGGCCACCTTCACTACGACCCCGCGGGCCCCTGGGAAACGCCGTAG
- a CDS encoding KGG domain-containing protein, with product MEVTNTSEATTPRPANRTGAKSRRGFAAMSPETQRRIASEGGKASHASGRGHRFTAEEARDAGRKGGLVSRRPAKNSQAGYKAAT from the coding sequence ATGGAAGTAACAAACACGTCCGAAGCCACTACTCCGCGTCCGGCCAACCGCACCGGCGCTAAAAGCCGCCGCGGCTTTGCCGCCATGAGCCCCGAAACCCAGCGCCGCATTGCCAGCGAAGGCGGCAAGGCCTCGCACGCCAGCGGCCGCGGCCACCGCTTCACCGCCGAAGAGGCCCGCGACGCCGGCCGCAAGGGTGGCCTTGTGAGCCGCCGCCCCGCTAAAAATAGCCAAGCCGGCTACAAAGCGGCCACCTAA
- the egtB gene encoding ergothioneine biosynthesis protein EgtB: MSLPLTTAWAAPALATAPAGALADRYRAVRDQSEALCRPLLPEDTVVQPTLDVSPPKWHLAHTTWFWETMLLGPYAPGYQVFHPEFAYLFNSYYNSLGSRVNRAERGTLTRPALAEVLAYRAHVDAHLLALLADEAALPAAARELVEVGLQHEQQHQELLATDIKFILSTSPLNPEYTPGPFPADAGALAPPAAWLPVPGGVFPVGFQGAGFCFDNELPVHEALVPDFELQNRLVTNAEYLEFVEAGGYRDFRHWLGEGWDLAQAAGWQAPLYWVKSPDGQWLRFTHHGLRPLELAAPVAHVSFYEADAYAQWAGARLPTEQEWEVAARRFGARHADDGTWLESPRLDPAPVPADADPTACHQLLGECWQWTYSAYHAYPGYRRSAGPLGEYNGKFMVNQLVLRGASCATPRSHGRVSYRNFFHADKRWQFTGIRLAR, translated from the coding sequence ATGAGTTTGCCGCTGACTACCGCCTGGGCCGCGCCCGCCCTTGCCACCGCCCCGGCCGGGGCCCTGGCCGACCGCTACCGCGCCGTGCGCGACCAATCAGAGGCCCTGTGCCGGCCGCTGCTGCCCGAAGACACCGTGGTGCAGCCCACCCTCGATGTGAGCCCACCCAAGTGGCACCTGGCCCACACCACCTGGTTTTGGGAAACCATGCTGCTGGGGCCCTACGCGCCCGGCTACCAGGTATTTCACCCCGAGTTTGCCTACCTGTTCAACTCATACTACAACTCGCTGGGCTCGCGTGTGAACCGGGCCGAGCGCGGCACCCTCACGCGCCCGGCGCTGGCCGAGGTGCTGGCCTACCGCGCCCACGTCGACGCCCACCTGCTGGCCCTGCTGGCCGACGAAGCCGCCCTGCCCGCCGCCGCCCGCGAACTAGTGGAAGTGGGCCTCCAGCACGAGCAGCAGCACCAGGAGCTGCTGGCCACTGACATCAAGTTCATCCTCAGCACCAGTCCGTTGAACCCTGAATACACGCCCGGCCCCTTTCCGGCCGACGCGGGGGCCCTGGCGCCGCCGGCCGCCTGGCTGCCGGTGCCGGGCGGCGTGTTCCCAGTCGGGTTTCAGGGCGCAGGCTTTTGCTTTGATAACGAGTTGCCGGTGCACGAGGCGCTGGTACCCGATTTTGAGCTACAAAACCGCCTGGTGACCAACGCCGAGTACCTCGAATTTGTGGAGGCCGGCGGCTACCGCGACTTCCGCCACTGGCTGGGCGAGGGCTGGGACCTGGCCCAGGCGGCGGGCTGGCAGGCGCCGCTCTACTGGGTAAAAAGCCCTGACGGCCAGTGGCTGCGCTTCACGCACCACGGCCTGCGGCCGCTGGAGCTGGCCGCGCCCGTCGCGCACGTTAGCTTTTACGAGGCCGACGCCTACGCCCAGTGGGCGGGGGCCCGCCTGCCCACCGAGCAGGAGTGGGAAGTGGCCGCCCGCCGCTTTGGGGCCAGACACGCCGACGACGGCACCTGGCTCGAAAGCCCCCGCCTTGACCCCGCCCCTGTGCCCGCCGACGCCGACCCCACCGCCTGCCACCAGCTGCTGGGCGAGTGCTGGCAGTGGACGTACTCGGCCTACCACGCCTACCCCGGCTACCGCCGCTCGGCGGGGCCCCTGGGCGAGTACAACGGCAAGTTTATGGTGAACCAGCTGGTGCTGCGCGGAGCTTCCTGCGCCACGCCGCGCAGCCACGGCCGCGTCAGCTACCGCAATTTCTTCCACGCCGATAAGCGCTGGCAATTCACCGGCATCCGGCTGGCGCGGTAG